A window of Diabrotica virgifera virgifera chromosome 9, PGI_DIABVI_V3a contains these coding sequences:
- the LOC126892374 gene encoding uncharacterized protein LOC126892374: MFHMYWPATCAITLFLIVGVIMVMLKWGPRLCKLRHTALPDRGTWQHATYEQPISYA, translated from the coding sequence ATGTTTCACATGTACTGGCCTGCAACTTGTGCAATTACACTCTTTCTTATAGTTGGTGTTATTATGGTTATGCTAAAATGGGGTCCAAGATTATGTAAGCTCCGCCATACTGCATTGCCAGATAGAGGTACTTGGCAGCATGCTACTTATGAGCAGCCCATATCTTATGCCTAA
- the LOC126892372 gene encoding uncharacterized protein LOC126892372, translating into MSSILDHRYEYLNNKYFRKHEYGDFTPFYITITICSILALTIFLINLFLGCCSRHSEYWQDRYTGNRWIVSLWTSTPHQQPSLDYTELQHVQIENQGPRVVYYPPEEPQLASTSQKPPPQYLELQKRESDI; encoded by the exons ATGTCTTCTATCCTCGATCACAGATACGaatatttaaacaataaataCTTCAGGAAACACGAATACGGTGACTTCACACCATTCTATATTACCATTACTATCTGCTCCATTCTTGCACTTACAATATTTTTGATCAACTTGTTTTTGGGCTGCTGCTCCAGACATTCTGAATATTGGCAAGATAGATACACAG GTAATCGCTGGATTGTCTCTCTGTGGACCTCAACTCCTCATCAGCAACCTTCCTTAGATTACACAGAACTTCAACACGTCCAAATAGAGAACCAAGGTCCCAGAGTAGTCTACTACCCTCCAGAAGAGCCACAACTAGCGTCCACATCTCAAAAACCACCACCCCAATATCTAGAGTTGCAGAAACGAGAAAGTGATATCTAA